The Microterricola viridarii nucleotide sequence GGCGACCCAGGCGAGCATCGCGCACTTGATGCGCATCACGAACTTGGAGACGCCGTGGAAGGCGACCGCGTCGCCGAGCACCTCGTCGTCGGGCTCGCCGGCGCCGCGCGAGCGCAGCATCTCGCGGAACTCGCCGATCAGCGCGCGCAGCTCGTCGACGCTCATGCCGGGGGCCATCTCGGAGAGCACCGAGGCGGACGCCATCGAGATACTGCATCCGGCGCCGGTCCAGCCGAGTGCGGCGACCGTGTCGGTGCCGGGCTCCATCGCCAGCTGCAGGGTGATCTCGTCGCCGCAGCTCGGGTTGCGCTCGAAGTGCTGGGCGTCGTGGTGCTCGAGCAGGCCGTCGCCGGAGCGTTTCTTGGAGTGGTCGAGGATCAGCTGCTGGTACAGCCCGTCGAGCGCGCTCATGCCTGTGCTCCCGTGGTGGTCGTGGCCGGGGCGGTGACAACACCGAAGTAGAGGCGCACCTGGGCGACAGCGGCCAGGAAGCGGTCGACCTCCTCGGTCGTCGTGTAGACGTAGGCGCTGGCCCGGGTCGTGGCGGTGAGGCCGAGCCGGCGGTGCAGCGGCTGGGCGCAGTGGTGGCCGACGCGCACGGCGATGCCCTGGGCGTCGAGGAACTGGCCGACGTCGTGCGCGTGCACGCCGTCGACGTCGAAGCTGACCAGGCCGGCGCGGGGCACGCCGGCGGCCGGGCCGACGACGCGGATGCCGTCGATCAGCGCGAGCCCGGCCAGCATCCGCTGGGCCAGCTCGTTCTCGCGGGCGTCGATGTGCTCCAGCCCGACGTGCTCCAGATAGCGCACCGCCTCGGCGAGGGCGACGGCCTGCGACACCGGCTGGGTGCCGGCCTCGAAGCGCTGCGGGGCGGGCAGGTAGCTGGCCTCGGTCATCGTGACGGTGCTGATCATGGAGCCGCCGGTGCGGAACGGCGGCAGCGCGTTCAGCAGCTCGGCGCGGCCCCAGAGCACGCCGATGCCGGAGGGGCCGAGCATCTTGTGGCCGGAGAGGGCGAGGAAGTCGACGCCGAGCTCGGCGACGTTCAGGCGCCGGTGCGGGGCGGACTGGCAGGCGTCCAGCACGACGAGGGCGCCGCGCTCGTGCGCGAGCGCGGCGATCTCGGCGACGGGTGCGACGAAGCCGGTCACGTTGGAGACGTGGCCGATGGCGACGATGCGGGTGCGCTCGGTGAGGGCGGCCGCGGCATCCGCCAGCGTGTAGATGCCGGCGTCGTCGACGGGGATGAAGCGCAGGGTGGCACCGGTGGCGGCGGCGAGCTCCTGCCAGGGGATGAGGTTGGCGTGGTGCTCCGCCTCGGTGACCAGGATCTCGTCGCCGGCGGACAGCGCGAAGCGGCGCGCGGCCTCTCCCCCGCGGCCGCGGGAGGCGTTGCCGATGCCGTAGGCGACGAGGTTGAGCGCGTCGGTGGCGTTGGAGGTCCAGACGATCTCGTCCGGGTCGGCGCCGAGGAAGTCGGCGAGGGTCGCGCGGGCATCCTCGAACGCCTCGGTGGCGAGCCCGGCCAGGGTGTGCGCACCGCGGTGCACGGCGGCGTTGCTGGTGAGCAGGAACTCGCGTTCGGCGTCGAGCACGGATGCCGGCCGCTGGGCCGTCGCCGCAGAATCCAGGTAGGCGAGCGGCTGGCCGTTCACCTCGGCGGCGAGCGCCGGGAAGTCTGAGCGCAGTCGGAGGACCTCGGCCTCGCTCAGGGCGAGCCCAGTTGCCACGGGCGCGGTTGGTGTTGCGGGTGAAGCGTGGGTGGACACGACGGCCTTTCCTGGCGGCGCGCGGCACGGTCTGCCCAACGCCTCTTAAGGGTGGAACCCCGGCGCACGCCGGATTGTTCCACTCTTGAGGGTAGGCGATTTCGGCTAGGCCGAGCCGCGCCGGACGAGTTCGGTCGGCACGGTGAGGGCGGCGGCCGGTTGGCCCTCGATCACCTGCATCAGCAGACGCACCATCTCGTTGCTGATCCGCTCGAACGGCTGCCGCATCGTGGTGAGCTGCGGGGTGGTCGTCACGGCCACGGGCGAGTCGTCGAATCCGACGATCGCGATCTCGTCCGGCACACTGCGGCCTGCCGCCTGGATGACGTCGAGCGCCCCGGCGGCCATCAGGTCGTTGGCCACGAAGACGGCGTCGATCTGCGGGTCCCGCTCGAGCAACTCCGCCATCGCGGTGGCCCCGCTGGCCCGGCTGTAGTCGCCGATCGCCACGAGCGACTCGTCGAAGTCCTCGCCGAGTTCCTCGCGGTAGCCGGCCAGGCGGGCCACGCCGCCGGAGGTGTCCTGCGGGCCGGCGATCGTGGCGATCCTGCGGCGCCCCTGCTCTCGCAGGTATTCGACGGCGGAGCGGGCGCCGTCGGCATCCGCGGCACTCACGTAGCCGATCTTGCGCTCGAAGCCGATCGGAACGCCACAGGCGATGGCGGGGATGTTGGCCGCGACGAGCTCGCTCATGAAATCGAGGCGGCCGGTGTGTGAGGAGACGAGCAGCACGCCGTCGACGTGCCCGGCGAGAATGAAGTCGGCCGCGCGGCGCTGCTCGGCGTCGGAGCCGGCCATCAGCAGCACGAGGGGAAGATCGCGCTCCTCCAGCGCCTGCGCCGCACCGCGCATGAGAATCGAGAAGTTCGGGTCTTCGAAGAGGCGCTCGTGCGATTCGGTGAGCAGGAACGCGATCGAATTCGCCTTACTGGTCGCCAGATTGCGGGCGTGCGGGTTGATCCGGTAGCCGACCTTCTTGATGGCCCGGTTCACGGCGTCCAGCGATTCGGGGCTCACCCAGTGGCCGCCGGTGAGCACGCGCGAGACGGTGCCTCGCGACACCCCTGCCTCGGCCGCCACATCGTCGATGGTTGGGCGCCGTCTCACCGTTGAATCAGTCACGGCTTTAGCGTACTGGCCGCCACGTCCCCGCTTGCCCGCTGCATCCGTCACCGCAGGCACCCCGCCCAGCACTAGGCCTTCACCGCTCCGGCGGCGAGGTCGACCTTCCAGAATCGCTGCAGTGCGAGGAACAGCAGGATCAACGGGATGATCGAGAGCAGCGCGCCCGTGATCACGAGCGTGTACATCGCCGGAACCGTCGCCCCCTGGTTCAGCAGGCCGTTCAGGCCCACCGTGATGGGGAAGAGCGAGTCGCTGCCCAGCATGATGTACGGCAGCATGAAGTTGTTCCACACGGCGACGAACTGGAACAGGAAGATCGTGACCAGGCCCGGGAGCATCATCGGCATCGAGATGCGGTGGAAGATGCCCACCTCGCTCGCGCCCTCGGTGCGCGCGGCCTCGACGACCTCCGTCGGCACGGATGCCGCGGTGTAGATACGCGCGAGATAGATGCCGTACGGGCTGATGATCTGCGGCAGCAGCACCGCCCAGTAGCTGTTGGTCAGCCCAACCTGAGCCATCAGGAAGTACTGCGGGATCGCCAGGATGACGCCGGGAACCAGCACGCCCATGAGCAGGATCTTGAAGATCATGCCCTTGCCCGGGAAGGTAAACTTCGCGAGCACGTAGCCGGAGATGGCCGAGATGTAGGTGGAGATGAGGGCACCGACACCGGCGTAGAGCGCGGTGTTGAGCATCCAGCGCCAGTAGAGCCCATCACGGTACTGGCTCAGCTCGACGATGTTGTCCCAGAGGTGTGAGCTCGGCGCGAGCGTGAAGGTGGAGAAGAGCTCTGAGCCGTCTTTGGTGGCCGCCATCAGCACCCAGAACACGGGGAACAGGCAGTAGATGGCTCCGATGATCAGGATGCCGGTGGAGAAGACGCTCACACGGGCGCGCGGCGTCTTGGACGACCCCGAGATCGTCGTCATGGTCATTGTCGAGGTCATGTCAGTCTTCCTGTCCGAAGGCGCGCTTCTGGACAATGCGGAGGAAAAGGAACGAGATCGCGAACGTCGCCACGGCGATGACGATCGAGGTCGCCGCGGCCGAGTAGATGTCGTCGCGGGTGAATGCGTCGCGGTAGACGAGCATGAGCGGCGACCAGCTGGTCGAGAGGCTGTTGGTCAGCGGGCGCAGCGTCGTCGGCTCGGAGAACACCTGCAGCGTCGCGATCATCGAGAACAGCGCCGTCATGATCAGGGCCGGCATGATGATCGGGACCTTGATGCGCAGCGCGATCTGCACCTCGGAGGCCCCGTCGATCGTTGCGGCCTCGTACACCTCCTGCGGCACGGCCTTGAGCGAGGTGTAGATGACGATCATGTTGAAGCCGACGCCGCCCCAGAGTGCGATGTTGGCGATGCCGAAGATCACGAGGTCGGGCGAGAGCAGGGTCGGCACATCCCAGCCGAGTGCATCGAACACGTAGTAGAACGGGCTGACCGCCGGCAGGTAGAGGAAGCCCCAGAGCAGCGAGCTGATCACGGCGGGCACGGCGTAGGGCAGGAAGATCGCGGTGCGCGAGAAGGTCTTGGCCCTGCTGCGGCGGGAATCGAGCAGCAGCGCGAAGAGCAGCGCCAGCCCGAGCATCGTCGGGATGAGGATCGCACCGTAGAGCAGGACCCGGCCGACGCTCGCACCGAACTCGGGGTTGGTCAGCGTCGCGATGTAGTTCTCGAGTCCGGCGAAGACCTGCTTCTGCGCACCGGAGCCGAGGCCGAGACCGACGACCTGCTTCTTCTGGAAGCTGAGGAACAGCGTGTAGAAGATGGGCGCGGCCATGAAGACGGCGAACAGCACAATGCCGGGCGCCAGCATGAGATAGGCGCTGCGGGTGATCGAGCGCTGTGCACGCGAGGTCTTGTTGCGCACCGGCGTGCCTGTCGGCGCGGATGCCGGGGTGCTCACCCCGTGCGGGGTGTCGACGAGAGTTGCCACGGAAGTCTCCGTACTGGGGTGGGTGGGGCGTGTGGATCGCGAGTGCGGGCGCGCGGACGCGGCGACAGGCGCGGAAGAAACTGCGTGGCGGCCCGGTGGGCCGCCACGCAGGGTGGCGCTACTTGACGGTGAAACCGCTCTTCTTCAGATCGGCTTCCGTGATGCTCTGCATCGACACGACGGCTTCTTCGAACGCCGACTGGGTGCGCGCTTCCGCGGCCTTGGCGAACTCATCGTTGTACGCGCTGAAGGCGACGTTGACGTTCGGGCCGTAGGTGAATGGCTGCACTGCGGCACCGGCCTGCGCGGCGATGTCATAGAAGTCGCTCTGCTGCGCGAAGAACTCGGGCGGAGACGTCAGCGCGGCCTTCGCGGCCTCGACGTCGGCCGGGTAGATTCCCGAGGTCTCGATGAGCCCGGCGATCGCCTCCGGCGAGGTGTTCAGCCAGGTCACGAACTCGACGGCTTCCTTGACGTGCTTGGACTGGGTGGTGACTGCTGTCGTCGATCCGCCCCAGTTGCCGTTGCTCGGCTTGGCGGCATCCCACTGCGGGGGAAGCGCGGCCGTCCAGAGTCCGGCGGTGTCTGCGGCGTTGCCGGCGAGCACGCCCGGACCCCACACCGACGAGACCCAGCCGACCTGCGTGCCGTCGTTCAGTCCGGCGTTCCACTCGGGGGTGTACATCGGCTTGTTGTCGATGACGCCCTCCTCGATGAGGCCGCCCCAGTACGCGGCGACCGTCTGCGTCGGCGACTCATCGATGTCGACGCTCC carries:
- the sufU gene encoding Fe-S cluster assembly sulfur transfer protein SufU, which produces MSALDGLYQQLILDHSKKRSGDGLLEHHDAQHFERNPSCGDEITLQLAMEPGTDTVAALGWTGAGCSISMASASVLSEMAPGMSVDELRALIGEFREMLRSRGAGEPDDEVLGDAVAFHGVSKFVMRIKCAMLAWVAAEACLLEVRPAS
- a CDS encoding aminotransferase class V-fold PLP-dependent enzyme; translation: MATGLALSEAEVLRLRSDFPALAAEVNGQPLAYLDSAATAQRPASVLDAEREFLLTSNAAVHRGAHTLAGLATEAFEDARATLADFLGADPDEIVWTSNATDALNLVAYGIGNASRGRGGEAARRFALSAGDEILVTEAEHHANLIPWQELAAATGATLRFIPVDDAGIYTLADAAAALTERTRIVAIGHVSNVTGFVAPVAEIAALAHERGALVVLDACQSAPHRRLNVAELGVDFLALSGHKMLGPSGIGVLWGRAELLNALPPFRTGGSMISTVTMTEASYLPAPQRFEAGTQPVSQAVALAEAVRYLEHVGLEHIDARENELAQRMLAGLALIDGIRVVGPAAGVPRAGLVSFDVDGVHAHDVGQFLDAQGIAVRVGHHCAQPLHRRLGLTATTRASAYVYTTTEEVDRFLAAVAQVRLYFGVVTAPATTTTGAQA
- a CDS encoding LacI family DNA-binding transcriptional regulator, with the protein product MTDSTVRRRPTIDDVAAEAGVSRGTVSRVLTGGHWVSPESLDAVNRAIKKVGYRINPHARNLATSKANSIAFLLTESHERLFEDPNFSILMRGAAQALEERDLPLVLLMAGSDAEQRRAADFILAGHVDGVLLVSSHTGRLDFMSELVAANIPAIACGVPIGFERKIGYVSAADADGARSAVEYLREQGRRRIATIAGPQDTSGGVARLAGYREELGEDFDESLVAIGDYSRASGATAMAELLERDPQIDAVFVANDLMAAGALDVIQAAGRSVPDEIAIVGFDDSPVAVTTTPQLTTMRQPFERISNEMVRLLMQVIEGQPAAALTVPTELVRRGSA
- a CDS encoding carbohydrate ABC transporter permease; amino-acid sequence: MTMTTISGSSKTPRARVSVFSTGILIIGAIYCLFPVFWVLMAATKDGSELFSTFTLAPSSHLWDNIVELSQYRDGLYWRWMLNTALYAGVGALISTYISAISGYVLAKFTFPGKGMIFKILLMGVLVPGVILAIPQYFLMAQVGLTNSYWAVLLPQIISPYGIYLARIYTAASVPTEVVEAARTEGASEVGIFHRISMPMMLPGLVTIFLFQFVAVWNNFMLPYIMLGSDSLFPITVGLNGLLNQGATVPAMYTLVITGALLSIIPLILLFLALQRFWKVDLAAGAVKA
- a CDS encoding carbohydrate ABC transporter permease → MATLVDTPHGVSTPASAPTGTPVRNKTSRAQRSITRSAYLMLAPGIVLFAVFMAAPIFYTLFLSFQKKQVVGLGLGSGAQKQVFAGLENYIATLTNPEFGASVGRVLLYGAILIPTMLGLALLFALLLDSRRSRAKTFSRTAIFLPYAVPAVISSLLWGFLYLPAVSPFYYVFDALGWDVPTLLSPDLVIFGIANIALWGGVGFNMIVIYTSLKAVPQEVYEAATIDGASEVQIALRIKVPIIMPALIMTALFSMIATLQVFSEPTTLRPLTNSLSTSWSPLMLVYRDAFTRDDIYSAAATSIVIAVATFAISFLFLRIVQKRAFGQED
- a CDS encoding ABC transporter substrate-binding protein yields the protein MRTSLRFAAVATIAASALLMTGCSADTTGGDSGPVELTYWAWAPNLDKVVDIWNQANPDIQVTVNKQDGGDPAITKLLTAIKAGSGAPDLIQAEYQKLPTLVGSDALADIAEQGANDIEDHFPAGVWDAVTLGGDAVYAVPQDTGPMMAYYRADILAEHGLSIPTTWDEYAETARALHAADPSKYLGTFSANDAGWFTGLSQQAGASWWAIDGDAWSVDIDESPTQTVAAYWGGLIEEGVIDNKPMYTPEWNAGLNDGTQVGWVSSVWGPGVLAGNAADTAGLWTAALPPQWDAAKPSNGNWGGSTTAVTTQSKHVKEAVEFVTWLNTSPEAIAGLIETSGIYPADVEAAKAALTSPPEFFAQQSDFYDIAAQAGAAVQPFTYGPNVNVAFSAYNDEFAKAAEARTQSAFEEAVVSMQSITEADLKKSGFTVK